From Oryza sativa Japonica Group chromosome 4, ASM3414082v1, one genomic window encodes:
- the LOC4336175 gene encoding probable high-affinity nitrate transporter-activating protein 2.2 precursor gives MARFGAVIHRVFLPLLLLLVVLGACHVTPAAAAAGARLSALAKALVVEASPRAGQVLHAGEDAITVTWSLNATAAAAAAGADAGYKAVKVTLCYAPASQVGRGWRKAHDDLSKDKACQFKIAQQPYDGAGKFEYTVARDVPTASYYVRAYALDASGARVAYGETAPSASFAVAGITGVTASIEVAAGVLSAFSVAALAVFLVLENKKKNK, from the exons ATGGCTCGGTTTGGGGCGGTAATTCACCGCGTGTTTCTACCGCTGTTGCTGCTCCTTGTAGTTCTCGGTGCTTGCCATgtcacgccggcggcggcggcggcgggggcgcgccTCTCCGCGCTCGCGAAGGCGCTCGTCGTCGAGGCGTCGCCCCGTGCCGGCCAAG TCCtgcacgccggcgaggacgccaTCACCGTGACATGGTCGCtgaacgcgacggcggcggcggcggcggccggggcggaTGCCGGCTACAAGGCGGTGAAGGTGACCCTGTGCTACGCGCCGGCGAGCCAGGTGGGCCGCGGGTGGCGCAAGGCCCACGACGACCTGAGCAAGGACAAGGCGTGTCAGTTCAAGATCGCCCAGCAGCCGTACGACGGCGCCGGCAAGTTCGAGTACACGGTGGCACGCGACGTCCCGACGGCGTCGTACTACGTGCGCGCCTACGCGCTCGACGCGTCGGGGGCGCGGGTGGCCTATGGCGAGACGGCGCCCTCGGCCAGCTTCGCCGTCGCGGGCATCACCGGCGTCACCGCGTCCatcgaggtcgccgccggcgtgctcTCCGCGTTCtccgtcgccgcgctcgccgtcttcctcgtcctcgagaacaagaagaagaacaagtgA
- the LOC129388410 gene encoding RSC chromatin remodeling complex subunit RSC8 — MSPPVAGAASSGDGPPGRPPRELYTIPASSGWFQWDEIHETERRALPEFFGGAGGSGFGTASRNPRIYREYRDYIISRYREDTSRRLTFTEVRKALVGDVTLLRKLFAFLDSSGLINFSASPSRPEAQQQQRQTEAEAVVEAPVGLQVTPRPPPSYFAEEKGGGGNENGFRLPPLTSYSDVFGEWAPGMAPICGLCGMECRDGNAQILKDGFKVCSKCYANNDNKGEANIHPGDKKERIDNHSSSAWTDAETLLLLEGVLKHGDDWDLIAQHVRTKNKSECIARLIQLPFGEHMLGTVNGKLDNRLHKIQTTDGKVNKSTVKESSSQPTETVDDMQIDGNEDGADKSVEEHPTKHRRLFSSIDITVSLMEQLAHLTTSTSPDVVAAAADAAIKALGNENPQARRAFQLSEKEYQTRAFSSNHARQSDDVGGGDRDVEMHGHPDKKQGKMFISTTYQVRAAVATSIGVAAARAKMLADQEEREMELLMASIIETQLKKIQYKIKHFEELELIMDQEYATLQQMKSSLVDEWQKVLKRAFETGVPISRDEVLIKLFQNKPNL, encoded by the exons atgtcgccgccggtggccggcgccgcctcctccggcgacGGGCCGCCGGGGCGCCCGCCGCGCGAGCTCTACACCATCCCTGCCTCCTCGG GTTGGTTCCAGTGGGATGAGATCCACGAGACGGAGCGGCGGGCGCTGCCGGAGTTcttcggcggcgccggggggAGCGGGTTCGGGACGGCGTCGCGGAACCCGCGGATCTACAGGGAGTACCGCGACTACATCATCAGCAGGTACCGCGAGGACACCTCCCGCCGCCTCACCTTCACCGAGGTCCGCAAGGCGCTCGTCGGCGACGTCACGCTCCTCCGGAAGCTCTTCGCCTTCCTCGACTCCTCGGGCCTCATCAACttctccgcctccccctcccgccccgaggcgcagcagcagcagcggcagacggaggcggaggccgtcGTGGAGGCGCCCGTGGGGCTGCAGGTgacgccacggccgccgccgtcgtacttcgcggaggagaagggaggagggggcaaCGAGAACGGATTCCGTTTGCCGCCGCTGACCTCGTAtagtgatgtatttggagagtGGGCGCCTGGGATGGCGCCTATATGTGGGCTCTGTGGCATGGAGTGCAGAGACGGGAATGCCCAAATATTGAAG GATGGTTTTAAAGTATGCTCAAAATGTTATGCCAATAATGATAATAAGGGTGAAGCAAATATACATCCAGGTGACAAAAAGGAGCGGATCGACAATCATTCTTCTAGTGCATGGACAGATGCAGAAACTCTCCTTCTCTTGGAAGGTGTACTAAAACATGGAGATGACTGGGATCTCATCGCCCAGCATGTCCGCACAAAGAATAAATCAGAATGCATTGCAAGGCTAATTCAGTTGCCTTTTGGTGAACATATGCTGGGCACAGTAAATGGTAAATTGGATAACAGACTCCATAAAATCCAAACAACCGATGGAAAAGTGAACAAGTCCACTGTGAAGGAGTCTTCAAGTCAACCAACTGAAACAGTTGATGACATGCAGATTGATGGAAATGAAGATGGCGCTGATAAATCTGTTGAAGAACATCCTACAAAACATAGACGGTTGTTTTCTTCAATAGATATCACTGTCTCATTAATGGAGCag TTAGCGCATCTTACCACATCGACAAGCCCAGATGTTGTTGCTGCAGCTGCTGATGCCGCAATTAAAGCACTGGGTAATGAAAACCCCCAAGCAAGGAGAGCTTTTCAACTCAGTGAGAAAGAGTACCAAACCAGGGCATTCTCTTCTAACCATGCCCGGCAGAG TGATGATGTTGGTGGTGGTGATCGGGATGTAGAAATGCACGGGCACCCAG ATAAAAAGCAGGGGAAGATGTTTATTTCTACCACATATCAAGTAAGGGCAGCTGTTGCTACGTCCATAGGTGTAGCTGCTGCCCGTGCTAAAATGCTTGCAGACCAGGAAGAACGGGAAATGGAGCTCCTAATGGCGTCCATAATAGAAACTCAG CTAAAAAAGATCCAATACAAGATCAAACACTTTGAGGAGCTAGAGTTGATCATGGATCAGGAATACGCTACTCTACAGCAAATGAAGTCTTCCCTTGTCGATGAATGGCAAAAGGTCCTCAAGCGAGCATTTGAGACTGGAGTACCAATATCGAGGGATGAAGTGCTTATAAAGTTGTTCCAAAACAAGCCAAATCTGTAG
- the LOC4336176 gene encoding SWI/SNF complex subunit SWI3A isoform X1 — protein sequence MAKKGKAAAAEAAAPDAGVSSPQGGGGEKEGSFLLGSPTWEDAGGGRWRCKETGHELPEREKEAYGRSRACRLALIDQAVARKKPPLNAFKPHPEHKSKLICNITGDIINKSEEHIWKHINGKRFLNKLEKLEEKMASGEMAEGEAEQSNEGENKTKSRKKKDKKKAAVVNPSLPREPKPEIDDSDNSDDPDFWVPPVGSRWDDDDGKDRWTSSPVKDKDDAAEDEDGDDDGDDMADKDDKETREIASRTKRLSVEAVGPSSFASRKKKTKKEQ from the exons ATGGCGAAAaagggcaaggcggcggcggcggaggccgcggcgccCGACGCGGGGGTATCGAGcccgcagggcggcggcggggagaaggAGGGCAGCTTCCTGCTGGGCTCGCCGACCTGGGAGGACGCCgggggcgggcggtggcggtgcaAGGAGACGGGGCACGAGCTGCCGGAGCGGGAGAAGGAGGCGTACGGGCGGTCCCGCGCGTGCAGGCTCGCGCTCATCGACCAAGCCGTCGCGCGCAAGAAGCCGCCGCTCAACGCCTTCAAGCCTCACCCCGAGCACAA GTCGAAGCTTATATGCAATATTACTGGGGACATTATAAACAAGTCGGAGGAACACATCTGGAAGCACATCAATGGGAAGAGGTTCCTCAACAAACTAG AAAAACTAGAAGAAAAGATGGCATCAGGTGAAATGGCCGAAGGTGAAGCTGAACAGTCAAATGAAGGGGAAAATAAAACCAAgtcaaggaagaagaaggacaagaAGAAAGCTGCTGTTGTTAACCCTTCTTTGCCACGAGAACCTAAACCAGAGATTGATGATTCAGATAATTCTGATGATCCAGATTTCTGGGTGCCTCCTGTTGGAAGTCGttgggatgatgatgatggaaaAGACCGATGGACCTCCTCTCCAGTGAAGGATAAGGATGATGCAGCAGAGGATGAAG ATGGTGATGACGATGGTGATGACATGGCTGACAAGgatgacaaggagacaagagaaaTTGCTTCAAG GACAAAGCGACTGTCAGTAGAAGCAGTTGGCCCAAGTAGCTTCGCTTCAAGgaagaaaaaaaccaaaaaggAGCAGTAA
- the LOC4336176 gene encoding SWI/SNF complex subunit SWI3A, with product MAKKGKAAAAEAAAPDAGVSSPQGGGGEKEGSFLLGSPTWEDAGGGRWRCKETGHELPEREKEAYGRSRACRLALIDQAVARKKPPLNAFKPHPEHKSKLICNITGDIINKSEEHIWKHINGKRFLNKLEKLEEKMASGEMAEGEAEQSNEGENKTKSRKKKDKKKAAVVNPSLPREPKPEIDDSDNSDDPDFWVPPVGSRWDDDDGKDRWTSSPVKDKDDAAEDEDGDDDGDDMADKDDKETREIASSRTKRLSVEAVGPSSFASRKKKTKKEQ from the exons ATGGCGAAAaagggcaaggcggcggcggcggaggccgcggcgccCGACGCGGGGGTATCGAGcccgcagggcggcggcggggagaaggAGGGCAGCTTCCTGCTGGGCTCGCCGACCTGGGAGGACGCCgggggcgggcggtggcggtgcaAGGAGACGGGGCACGAGCTGCCGGAGCGGGAGAAGGAGGCGTACGGGCGGTCCCGCGCGTGCAGGCTCGCGCTCATCGACCAAGCCGTCGCGCGCAAGAAGCCGCCGCTCAACGCCTTCAAGCCTCACCCCGAGCACAA GTCGAAGCTTATATGCAATATTACTGGGGACATTATAAACAAGTCGGAGGAACACATCTGGAAGCACATCAATGGGAAGAGGTTCCTCAACAAACTAG AAAAACTAGAAGAAAAGATGGCATCAGGTGAAATGGCCGAAGGTGAAGCTGAACAGTCAAATGAAGGGGAAAATAAAACCAAgtcaaggaagaagaaggacaagaAGAAAGCTGCTGTTGTTAACCCTTCTTTGCCACGAGAACCTAAACCAGAGATTGATGATTCAGATAATTCTGATGATCCAGATTTCTGGGTGCCTCCTGTTGGAAGTCGttgggatgatgatgatggaaaAGACCGATGGACCTCCTCTCCAGTGAAGGATAAGGATGATGCAGCAGAGGATGAAG ATGGTGATGACGATGGTGATGACATGGCTGACAAGgatgacaaggagacaagagaaaTTGCTTCAAG caGGACAAAGCGACTGTCAGTAGAAGCAGTTGGCCCAAGTAGCTTCGCTTCAAGgaagaaaaaaaccaaaaaggAGCAGTAA
- the LOC4336178 gene encoding receptor like protein 22 — MERLHTSRNHVYGFIIILLLLVQATAAATSRCPAQQAAALLRLKRSFHHHHQPLLLPSWRAATDCCLWEGVSCDAASGVVVTALDLGGHGVHSPGGLDGAALFQLTSLRRLSLAGNDFGGAGLPASGLEGLAELTHLNLSNAGFAGQIPIGVGSLRELVSLDLSSMPLSFKQPSFRAVMANLTKLRELRLDGVDMSAAAAAAAGDWCDVLAESAPKLQLLTLQSCKLSGAIRSSFSRLGSLAVIDLSYNQGFSDASGEPFALSGEIPGFFAELSSLAILNLSNNGFNGSFPQGVFHLERLRVLDVSSNTNLSGSLPEFPAAGEASLEVLDLSETNFSGQIPGSIGNLKRLKMLDISGSNGRFSGALPDSISELTSLSFLDLSSSGFQLGELPASIGRMRSLSTLRLSECAISGEIPSSVGNLTRLRELDLSQNNLTGPITSINRKGAFLNLEILQLCCNSLSGPVPAFLFSLPRLEFISLMSNNLAGPLQEFDNPSPSLTSVYLNYNQLNGSIPRSFFQLMGLQTLDLSRNGLSGEVQLSYIWRLTNLSNLCLSANRLTVIADDEHIYNSSSSASLLQLNSLGLACCNMTKIPAILRSVVVNDLDLSCNQLDGPIPDWIWANQNENIDVFKFNLSRNRFTNMELPLANASVYYLDLSFNYLQGPLPVPSSPQFLDYSNNLFSSIPENLMSRLSSSFFLNLANNSLQGGIPPIICNASDLKFLDLSYNHFSGRVPPCLLDGHLTILKLRQNKFEGTLPDDTKGGCVSQTIDLNGNQLGGKLPRSLTNCNDLEILDVGNNNFVDSFPSWTGELPKLRVLVLRSNKFFGAVGGIPVDNGDRNRTQFSSLQIIDLASNNFSGSLQPQWFDSLKAMMVTREGDVRKALENNLSGKFYRDTVVVTYKGAATTFIRVLIAFTMIDFSDNAFTGNIPESIGRLTSLRGLNLSHNAFTGTIPSQLSGLAQLESLDLSLNQLSGEIPEVLVSLTSVGWLNLSYNRLEGAIPQGGQFQTFGSSSFEGNAALCGKPLSIRCNGSNAGPPSLEHSESWEARTETIVLYISVGSGFGLGFAMAFLFQVFRGK; from the exons ATGGAGAGATTACATACGAGCCGTAACCACGTCTATGGCTtcatcatcatcctcctcctcctcgtacaAGCTACGGCCGCGGCCACCTCGCGGTGCCCGGCGCAACaggccgccgcgctgctccgGCTCAAACGATccttccaccaccaccaccagccgcTCCTCCTGCCGTCGTGGCGCGCCGCCACGGACTGCTGCCTCTGGGAGGGCGTGTCGTGCGACGCGGCCTccggcgtcgtcgtcaccgcGCTCGACCTCGGTGGCCACGGGGTACATAGCCCCGGCGGCCTGGACGGCGCCGCCCTCTTCCAGCTCACGTCGCTCCGGCGGCTCAGCCTCGcggggaacgacttcggcggcgcggggctcccGGCGTCCGGGCTCGAGGGGCTCGCCGAGCTCACCCACCTCAACCTCTCCAACGCCGGCTTCGCCGGCCAGATACCCATCGGCGTCGGCAGCCTGAGGGAGCTCGTGTCCCTCGACCTCTCCTCCATGCCACTCTCCTTCAAGCAACCGAGCTTCAGAGCTGTAATGGCCAACCTGACGAAGCTGAGGGAGCTCCGGCTGGACGGGGTGGacatgtcggcggcggcggcggcggcggccggagactGGTGCGACGTGCTCGCGGAATCCGCCCCCAAGCTCCAGCTCCTCACCTTGCAGTCCTGCAAGCTCTCCGGCGCCATACGCTCCTCCTTCTCGCGCCTCGGGTCCCTCGCCGTCATCGACCTGTCATACAACCAGGGCTTCTCCGACGCGTCCGGCGAGCCCTTCGCCTTGTCGGGTGAGATCCCCGGCTTCTTCGCCGAGCTCAGCTCACTGGCGATTCTCAACCTCTCCAACAATGGCTTCAACGGCTCGTTTCCTCAAGGAGTGTTCCACCTGGAGAGGCTCAGGGTGCTAGACGTGTCGTCGAACACCAACCTCTCCGGCAGCTTGCCGGAGTTCCCGGCCGCCGGGGAAGCCTCCCTGGAGGTGCTGGACCTGAGCGAGACCAATTTTTCCGGCCAAATTCCGGGCTCCATCGGAAACCTGAAGCGTCTGAAGATGCTGGACATCAGTGGCAGCAACGGCCGCTTCTCTGGTGCTCTTCCTGATTCGATCAGTGAGCTTACATCCTTGAGCTTCTTGGACCTGAGCAGCAGCGGGTTCCAACTCGGGGAATTGCCTGCTTCCATCGGCAGGATGCGGTCACTGTCCACGCTTCGGCTGAGTGAGTGTGCCATCTCCGGCGAGATACCGTCGTCCGTTGGGAATCTCACACGCTTGAGAGAGTTGGATCTCTCACAGAACAATCTCACAG GGCCAATAACCTCCATCAACAGGAAAGGGGCATTCCTGAACCTAGAGATATTGCAGCTATGTTGTAACTCCCTGTCAGGGCCAGTTCCAGCCTTCTTATTCTCACTTCCACGATTGGAGTTCATATCGCTCATGTCAAACAATCTAGCAGGTCCCCTCCAAGAATTCGACAATCCTTCTCCGTCCCTAACATCTGTTTACCTGAATTACAACCAGTTGAATGGATCAATACCCAGGTCTTTCTTTCAGCTCATGGGCTTACAGACACTAGATCTCTCTAGGAACGGCTTGAGTGGGGAAGTACAACTTAGTTACATTTGGAGACTCACAAATCTAAGTAACCTATGCCTGTCAGCAAACAGACTGACAGTGATAGCTGATGATGAACACATCTACAACAGCTCTTCCTCTGCATCACTCCTTCAACTTAACTCCCTGGGGTTAGCATGCTGCAACATGACCAAGATCCCTGCCATACTAAGGTCAGTTGTGGTGAATGACCTTGATCTCTCGTGCAACCAACTTGATGGGCCTATACCCGATTGGATATGGGCAAATCAGAACGAGAACATAGATGTCTTCAAGTTCAATCTTTCGCGCAATAGATTTACTAACATGGAGCTCCCTCTGGCTAATGCCAGCGTATACTATCTTGATCTTAGTTTCAACTATCTTCAAGGGCCTCTACCTGTCCCCTCATCTCCACAGTTCTTGGATTACTCCAACAACCTATTCTCATCAATCCCGGAGAACTTGATGTCAAGGTTGAGCAGTTCTTTCTTTCTGAACTTGGCCAACAATTCACTGCAGGGGGGCATCCCACCTATCATTTGCAATGCAAGTGACCTCAAATTCCTTGACCTGTCTTACAACCATTTCAGTGGTCGTGTTCCACCTTGTCTACTAGATGGACATCTGACCATATTGAAGCTGAGACAAAACAAATTTGAGGGGACCTTGCCTGATGACACCAAAGGAGGATGTGTTTCTCAGACAATAGACCTGAATGGAAATCAATTGGGGGGGAAGCTACCTAGATCACTCACTAACTGCAATGACCTAGAAATCCTTGATGTGGGCAACAACAATTTCGTGGACTCCTTCCCAAGCTGGACAGGGGAGCTACCAAAGCTTAGGGTTCTTGTTCTACGATCCAACAAATTCTTCGGCGCAGTGGGGGGAATTCCTGTCGACAACGGTGATCGAAACAGAACACAATTCTCTAGTTTGCAGATCATCGATCTTGCCTCAAACAACTTCTCTGGCAGTTTGCAGCCGCAATGGTTCGATAGCCTCAAAGCAATGATGGTTACAAGAGAGGGTGACGTGCGAAAGGCCCTGGAGAACAACCTCTCGGGGAAATTCTACCGTGACACAGTCGTGGTCACGTACAAGGGCGCGGCCACGACATTCATCAGGGTCCTGATCGCCTTCACGATGATCGACTTCTCCGACAACGCGTTCACCGGCAACATTCCTGAATCCATTGGAAGGCTCACCTCGCTAAGAGGTCTCAACCTGTCGCATAATGCCTTCACCGGAACAATCCCTTCTCAGCTCAGTGGATTGGCGCAGCTTGAATCGCTCGATCTCTCTTTGAACCAGCTTAGTGGGGAGATCCCAGAGGTGTTGGTGTCTTTAACTTCTGTCGGCTGGTTGAACTTGTCCTACAATCGTTTGGAGGGTGCTATTCCGCAGGGAGGTCAATTTCAGACGTTTGGAAGTAGCTCATTTGAAGGGAATGCCGCCCTATGCGGCAAACCGCTGTCTATTCGGTGCAATGGTTCGAATGCAGGGCCCCCTTCGTTGGAGCACAGTGAGAGCTGGGAGGCCCGGACAGAGACCATTGTACTGTATATTTCCGTTGGATCAGGGTTCGGTTTGGGATTTGCAATGGCCTTCTTGTTCCAAGTGTTCCGCGGAAAGTGA